The Drosophila sechellia strain sech25 chromosome 2R, ASM438219v1, whole genome shotgun sequence nucleotide sequence TATCAACAACTTGGCTGGTAAATAAGTAAGCGATCACATATTTAGCTTTGTAAACATTTATCCCTAGATCTTTGGTATTGCAGATGTCTGGGGAAGATTACTGCTGGTCTCCACCAGCCAAATGTGCTCCTCGCGTTGCCTCCTTGTGCCATTTTCGCGACGAACCCGCCAAATTAGAAACAACAATACCACGATCAGGAAGCAGAATATTACTATAACCAAGCTGAAAATATATGCTTGGGGTgctaaaagtaaataaattaatatacatGAAGAGACTTTGTATAACTGTACAACTTACTTTCACAGTAGGGGAACTTCCTGGCCCACAACGAGTTTTGGCAGACGTTCTGGTTCTCGCCTTTGAGCCTGTGCTCCGCCGGGCAGTCGTAGTAGATACGGGTGCCATTGGCTACTCTAGATCCTGCAGTAAGGATTGCATCTGTGAAATGCTTAACAATCACGTTCGGCAGTTGGGGAATCACGCACTCCCCATTCTCCTGAAGGGAATTCGACCGCGGGGGCTTCCTTGTTACAGGAACAGTGGGAGTTATTCTGCGGATACTACTTTCCGTAGTAGTACTTGTCGTTGAACTGACCGTAGTAGTTGGTATGGCAACGCCCTCGCAAAGGAACTCCTGCTCATCGTCTCCATCTCGACAATCACGGATGCCATCGCACAACTTGGAGTAGGGCATGCATTGGCCAGAGGAGCAGTACATCTCCCAGTTGTCGCAGTTAGCCTGCTGCATTTGAGCCCGGCACAACCATCCTTGCTCATCCGAACCATCCACGCAGTCCTGGACGCCATCGCAAACCGCTGTGCTGGCTATGCACGCTCCGTAGCTGCAGCGGAATGCATAACCCGGACACCAGACTTTCTCACACATGGCAGCCGTCTCATCGGAGCCATCCAAGCAGTTGGCGGTGCCATCGCACAGCTGGTCCGGTTGAATACAGTCGCCTCCTCCACAACGATACCCGCAGCTTGTGGCATTCTGGGATCCCAAGCAAATGGCGACGGCTAAGGAGAGAAAAATCACCAGCTGAATTGATAGATTCTGATGCGCTCCGAACATTGCGAATGGGTTCCAATCGACAGACTGCCGGTTCCATGGCGCAGTTAAGGGTATTATTACGAGAGCTGTCCAAACCAGTTTGATGATAATACGACGCTAGCTGTGCACAAGTATCTGTCATGGGCTTTTCTGAGCGGCAGTCAGTATTTTTAGCAAGTATCAATGACCGAACTTATCACGTTTTTAGATAATCCTATCAAAGGGATATTCCAAAGTTGGTATCTAGTTTGCCATTAGTTGTAATGCACGTTTTGTGGCGAAGGCACACGaaacatttccatttccaaatccaaatccggAAATgttcaacatatttgtggTTACGATCATACAGCCAATAATTTGCCTTCAAGAATGTAGAATAGTAAGTTCACTAAAcagattaaaaaatatttgaacttCTTGAATTAAAACTGGTATATTCTTTTATCGTTTATTCATATGTTTGTTCATGGTTCTTATTGCTTTTCAAATGcatattttactttatttcTCTAGTGAGTATACTTATGTTAGTACGAATAACGTGCTTTAGTTTATAATCGAACGCATAAATTATAAAGAAAAGCTTATGGTTAGTTGGGTGCAAATACAGCTCGGGGTTGGCTGGCcggaaacaaaaactgcaaAATACTTGAAGTAAACTTAAGTAACATGTCAAATGCTTTCCAACAAGGAAAGTCTCGTTATTTCTTGTGCGCAGATGCCGGCGGTGTGCCGTAAAACTTCCGCTTCTTAATGGTGCCTCCTTTAAAGGGAGTTGCTGTGAAAGAGAGATAATTAGAATAATGCAAAATATTAGCTCATCAATAACTCACCATATAGCGAAAGTAAGTCATTTTTGTTGCTTGGCACCCGCTTGATAACCGTGGCCGGCGTTCTTGTCGGATCTATAACGATATATTGCTCCCAGAACGAAACGGGCAGCTCAAGGAGTGCCTTCATCACCTGCTTCTGGGTGAAAACTTCCGTGTAGATCGCATGCTGGTCGGGGTCTGGTGTGGAGTAGCCCACAATGGTGGGGCCAAAGATGAGCGAGATGTTATCGATCGGCATTAGCACGACTGGGCACTGGGCAATTCGCTGGAAGTGCAGTATGAGGAAGGCCAGCGTATCCCTATTGGCCTGTGGTAGCTGCTTCACCGACTTAACCAACATATCCTGGGCTGTTTTGGTGTCAGGATTTTGGACTGCGTTTGCGAAATCCTTCCATTGGCTAGTGGGTATGAGAGGTTCTGTTAGGGACCTCAGGAAATCCTTGACACAACAGCACAGCACATAGATATCCGTGCTGCCCAAATGGGGAGTGGCCTTGCCTCGCAGGAACTGCTCCTTGAGGGCCTTGTACTCCCGCTCCGACGAGGACAATCGATAGAGGCCAACCTCGGTCAGGCCGCGGGCCTCAATCTCGTTAACGCAGTGCACAATCAGTGCCGGGATCATGGGTGCAATAGATGGGGCGAAGTCCGTTACATATCCAGTCATGGTCTTCGTCGTCGGTGTTCCCGTTTGTGGCACACAGCTAACGGTGAGCAGATACCGACAATCGATGTGACAGCGCACCGGGCAATCCCGACATCTCAGGCCAACGGCTCCAAAACGTATGCTAAAAAGtataaaaagtatttaatgaATGAAAAACGTACTAAGAACAAAACTTCTAGTAAGCCTACCGTTTCTGGCACTGTACGCAATTGTCGCCACGCAAGAATGTCTTCTGACTGAAGGTGTGATTCCTCATCAGCGGACGGTGCTGCAGTGGCGTTCCGGATTCAGCGACCACCTGAGGTGCCATAGCATTTACCGGCGTCAGTGGCGGTGCGGTGGCCTCCTTAAGCACCGATCGCCGTGGCGTCGAGGACTGTCCGTCGCCGATCCTCTCGTTGCCGCCAATCACAGGCAGCGACTCAATTGTGGACTCTGCACGAATCACGCCCTGTCCATCCTGGGGTATGGTGACCTTGGTGGTGGCACAAAAGCGCTCAGCGCCTTGACCCACGTCCACCGTGTGTTGCTCCACTCCGATTCCGACGCCAGAGCGGCGCGACTTGCCGGTGGTTGGTGTAGTCCCGGACATGCTGCCATTGAGTCCAGTGCTCAATCGCGATCTCTTGTTGCCAACGCTAGGAATCTGGTTCTTGGGCAGCGAGGGACGATGCTCTCGCCAAGATTTTGATGTGCGCACATCGAGGAAGTCATCCTCGGAGTGTGTAATTGACAAATCGGACAGCAACGATCCGGTGGAGTTGATGTCGCCATAGGACTTGTCCTCGCGCACGGCATTCAGGGACTTGCGCTTCCGCGACGAGGGCAGAGTGTGCAGAAAGGCCAGCTTGTCGCGGGTCTCGTTGTTCAGATTGCGCTCGTGTCGCAGAAGATCCGCCACAGCCATGATCTTGTTCTCCATGGCGTCCCGTTCGTGTTCCGCCTGGCGGCGCGCCTTGATCTCCATGTCGATGATGCGGCGTGCGTGAAAGAGCTTGCCCTCCAGGTCCCCCATTTTGGTGAGCGACTTGTCCAGCTCGTTTTGTATCCTCGCCGTCTCGGCCGCGTAGCCCGCGCACTTTTCGTGGTACTGCTCGAACATGCGCAGGAACCGCAGGAACTCTATATGGAATATAAGCATCATGTAGGGCTTCATTTCACTTGCCTGTTTTCAGTTTTACTCACCCTCCTCGGCAGTTCCATCGGTAAGCACTTGCATGCAGCGTCGCAGATCATCGAAGGACGCCAATGCGGAGAGCGCCATTTTTGCTTGTCTCCGTAGTTCTGCGGATCGGTTTTCACTGGCAGGGACTGCCTGCACACTGGTTGCCTTGATTCAGCTTCGAATTCTACTGAAAATCAGTAGTATTTACCCAAAAAACGAGTGGCAAACGGAGCACGCTGCAAAAGACGCGCTGAATTTTTTCAAGTTCCGTTGTTTTCAAATTGACGCTATCTGCGCAGTGTGACCGTTCGTGGGTGGCTTGAAATAACAGTAGGGTAGCCATGCCAACAGAAAATATCGTTCTGATCGTGTAAGAGATGATTGTTTCAATTTAACAATTCTTTCGGAATTCTAATTTTTTATAATCCTATTAATACTTTTGGAATgattatattaataaaaatataattacaatattttttttattcatattATGTCTTAGATTAATTTTTATTCACATAAGCTACCATCACTAATAATTCTTCCGACCCGAGTAGTGTTGCTAAACGAACCACGGTCTcgattttgtttgaaaaatgtCTGTCCACTCACCCAATCCTGGCCTAATCCTCCAGAGCAAGCGTTTCCATGGACTGCGGAACATCCTGGAACGCGAAGGGCCCTTCTGCAAGGATGGCTTCTCGGCCTCACCGGAAAACCTGGAGTTCTTGCAGACCAAGTGCCAGGTTCTGATCATCGGAGCCGGCGGCCTGGGCTGCGAACTGCTGAAGGATCTGGCTCTGATGGGCTTCGGCAACCTGCACGTCATCGACATGGACACCATCGAGCTGTCCAACCTGAATCGCCAGTTTCTGTTCCGCCGCACCGACATTGGCGCCTCCAAAGCGGAGTGTGCGGCTCGCTTCATCAACGCACGAGTGCCCACTTGCCGGGTGACGCCGCATTTCAAGAAGATCCAGGACTTCGATGAGTCCTTCTATCAGCAGTTCCACCTGGTTGTCTGTGGCCTAGACTCCATTGTTGCCCGGCGTTGGATCAATGGCATGCTGCTCTCCATGCTGCGATATGAGGAGGACGGCACCATAGATACCAGCTCCATAGTGCCCATGATTGATGGCGGCACCGAGGGCTTCAAGGGCAACGCACGCGTCATCCTGCCCGGTTTCACGGCCTGCATTGAGTGCACGCTGGACCTCTTCCCGCCGCAGGTCAACTATCCCCTATGCACCATAGCAAATACTCCCAGGCTTCCAGAGCACTGCATTGAGTACGTAAAGATCATACAGTGGGAGAAACAGAATCCGTTTGCGGTGCCCCTCGATGGGGACGATCCCCAGCACATTGGTTGGATCTACGAACGGGCTCTGGAGCGGTCCAATGAGTTCAACATCACCGGAGTGACCTATCGCTTGGTCCAGGGCGTTGTCAAGCACATCATTCCCGCTGTGGCCAGTACCAATGCAGCCATTGCCGCCGCCTGTGCTTTGGAGACTTTTAAGTTGGCCACCAGCTGCTATGATAGCATGGCAAACTATCTGAACTTCAACGACCTGGACGGAATCTATACCTACACCTACGAGGCCGAGAAGTCGGAGAACTGCTTGGCGTGCAGCAATACACCGCAACCGTTGCCGATTGAGGATCCCAACACCACCACGCTGGAGGATGTGATAAAGCTATTGTGCGATTCCCCGCGCTTCCAGCTGAAAAGCCCAGCCTTGACCACTGTGATGAAGGACGGCAAGCGGCAGACTTTGTACATGTCCGGGGTAAAGAGCATTGAAGAGGCCACCAGAAAGAACCTTACGCAGAGCCTGGGCGAACTGGGTCTACACGATGGCCAGCAGCTAACAGTCACCGATGCCACCTCGCCGTCCGCCATGACTCTGCAGCTGAAGTACCAGTCCAATGAGGTGGAGATGGTCTAAAGTGTATCACAGTAGATAACAATTTTAATACACAAGTCGTATATGTAAATAAACAGCAGGCTTAGCCTCGAGTTACGCATCTAAATGCTCATGTCCAGTATGTACTTCTTGCCGGTGAATCCCTTGAAGCTCAAGGCAGCGGCCGCCGCGTCTTTGAACTTCGCTAAGGGCACCATCTCATGGTTGGGGGCCACGAACTTTCCCTGCTCCATCAGCTCGAAGATCTCCTTAAACATTTTCGAACGCTCTGGTGAACTGTAGTTCTCCTTGGACCAGCGAGTCATCCAGAAGCCTCTAAATGCAATGTCCTTGAAAATGAGGGGTCCAGTGGCCACGGTGACGGGTTCGCGGGACATTCCACCGTAGGTAACCAGCACTCCGCCATTGTCTAGATGCCGCGACACCTCCGTGGCGCTTTTTCCGCCCACACAGTTGAAGGCCAAGCGAGGCTTTTTCAACTTGCCCGACTTGAATATGTCACTGGTTCGAATTTCGGCCTCGGTTAGGACTTCGGTGGCTCCCAGGCACTGCAGCATCTGCTTCAACTCGGCAATCTCTGGTCGGTCGCGTACAATGCCCACGCTATTGATGCCCCAGGCTCGGCATAATTGGTGAACTGCCTGGCCGACGGCGCTATTGGCGCCGTTTTGGATAACCGTGTCACCCGGACAGAGCTGCACAAAGTCCTTTAGCATGCGGTAGGCAGTGGTGGGATTCACTGTCGAGGTGGCGGCCTCCGCCAAGCCAACCTTCTTGGACACGATCAACAGTTGATCCTCCTTGTAGACGGCATGGGTGGTCCAGGTGCCCAGTCCACTGGCCAAGGGAATGACGTGCTGTCCTGCCTCAAAGCCTTTGACTTTGTCGCCCACGCAGATGACCTCCGCCACGCACTCATTGCCGCCAACGGCTGGGAACTTGGGCTTCACCGGGTATTTACCTGTAAAGGATTTGGGATGATCATTATTAAAGTGTCTTTGAACAAGCTCGTATATAATATGTTAAGCTGAATCATGTAATATTTGGATCGTTTGAGCTAGGCTTCTTTAAAATCTAAAGCCACAAACTTGAGCATCGTTCAAAGTACAAAGATGTACTGATAACATTCgttgcattttaaatggaaTATTTCTGATTATTCCATAACTGAATACTATGAATACAAGTTTTTCCGATCTGCACTTCTTATCCAGTTGTTTCGGCAGGGGATTATCGTTATAAAATATGTAATTTATGCCGGTTATGGCTATATTTGAGTAATATATGTTTGTTTGTGATAGATCCTAATGGCCAGCATACCCTGAATGGTGTTTATGTCCGCCGGGTTAATGGGAGCCGCCAGAATCTTGACCAGCACCTGGTTGTCCTTGGGATCGGGAAGTTTGTCCTCCACCAGTTGCAGAACCTCCTGTGGTTCGCCGTGCTGTGTGTATTTCAAGGACTTGGCCACCACCGACATTTGCCGGCTCCATTGGGCTGCGTTAAAGCGAGATAAAAAGCCTCGGCGCAACATTTGTTAGCAATTGTTATGATTTTTGACCATCAAAAtagtaaaatgaaaattattatGCAGGTCAATGTGACCGACGCTACATTGCTGCCAACTTGATTTTTAAAGACGCCATAGACATTTATAATGTTATTTGCTGGTATTTTCGGCTAAGTGACAAACGGTCGCCGTGTTTTCTCCAAATTTCAGGTGTCTCAAATcgattttttaaacaaaaccTCGAAAAATACTCAAAAACTGAATTGACCGGTGCTAAAATGGACGCGTaagcaaataaatgttaatatTCCTAGCTTTATGATGTTTAACAATTGCGTACCCTTGCAGTTTACAAGACGAAGTGGAGTCGCTGGAAGCCATCCTAATGGACGATGTTTGCATTAAACGCACACCCAAGTAAgtaatacaatacaatatatGTTTTCGATACTACAGCGAGTATTGCGATTCCCGAGAAGCGGCGAGGTGGAGCAGATCGAGACCACGGTGCTGCCCCTGACcggcgaggaggaggagcagcagtacGTGTGCGTTACCCTGCAGGTGCATCCAACACCTGGCTATCCGGAGGAGAGCCCCACATTCAAGCTGCTGCGTCCGCGTGGATTGGACGATGCCCGCCTGGAGGCAATCCGTAGCGCGTGCAACGCCAAGATCAAGGAGTCAATTGGTTTTCCGGTCGTTTTCGACCTCATCGAGGTGGTGCGGGAGCACCTCAGTGGCAGCAATCTGCCCAGTGGCCAGTGCGTTGTCTGTTTGTATGGATTCGCCGATGGCGATGAGTTCACACGCACCGAGTGCTTCCACTACCTGCACAGCTATTGCCTGGCCCGGCATCTCAACGCCCTACGTCGTAACTACCAGGAGGAGTTCGATAAGTTGCCCGCCTGGCTGCAGAAGACGGCCGATCCCTTCCAGGCCCTGTGCCCCGTTTGCCGTGAGCACATCGGCGACGAAACGGATAGCCTCAAGTGCGCAATGCCGCCATCTGAGTTGCTAAATGCTCCGGAATTTAAGGTGACCGAGGAGCTGCGTCAAATGCAGCAGCGCATGTCGGAGCTGTATCTGCAGCAGAAGAGTCGCGGCGCCATTATCGATGTGAACGCCGAGGGCTCGGCGGTGATTTCCATCGAGACGGAGGAGGACATCAGGCGTAGGCGGCGTCGTGAGGAGACCGAGGCAGCCAAAAAGCTGGAGGGACCGGCAAAGGAGGAGGTTATCAAGCCCACAACTAGTTCCACATTTGCGCCAGTGGTGCAGGAGACCCACCGCATCATGCCGGAGCCGACCAACAATAACTATCAACACAATCGGCGGCACTATCGCGGCGGCAGGCGtcaccatcatcaccatcagcatGGTCACCATCATCGGGCCGAAAGGGATCGGGGGGAGCAGAATCCGTCTGCAACTCCAGCCACCGCAGGTGGCTCCACATCGAATACGGCCAATACGAATAGCAAGCAGGCGAAGGCCCAGTCAGCCAGTTCCGGGCTTGCCAGGTGACGATGGCTTCCGGTAGAAATGGGGATCCGGATACCCATTGCGTTGCCATGCTGCTAATACACAATGAAGCACCAACCCAAACGGCCCAggtttagttttagtttagtGAGGCGCACTCGATTCTGTGACTTTTTATGTTTGTACGTTcgtaaatatgtatttatgtttaGTTAGCTTTAGCGAGCCGTGTTAGCTAATTTGGACTATATTAATGATGATATTTAGTTTTACCTTAACTATAATGATATTTGTAATGATTTACAAAAGACTTGCGGCATAATGCCAAGCCGATATTATTAGGGCCTTTGAAAGCTAGCGCGTAGAGCAGCATGTATTTAGCAGCATCAACTGGCAGCGCTGGCGTTGACGAGATTACACCCCAGCATCGGGACGGACGAGGAGGAGACGGTATTGATATCCACTTATGCATAATCTGCAACTGCACTTCAAAGTTTAGTCGAAATGAAACCCTCTCTGGCAGCCCATAGCACAAAGAAACGTATGAACCCAGCTTGTACTAGAGTTAGTTGGACGATTAAAGTTGGAGCGGCATTTCTAGTCAGTAAATGGAGGGAACGtaggaggagaaggaggaaCCCCGATACAGGGCATCTGCATTAGCATGCATGCACACATATTTAAATATCACAATTAATTGAGTGTTTTGTAGAAAACCAAATAGTGATCCGCACGGATCGATCATGGTATTATAtcgaaaattcaatttcaatgtgTCAAATAACTACTACGATTGAGAACTTCAATGAATAAATCAAATCTGGAAATCAACAGAATCATGACTTTAATTTCATAGCTTCGGGTAATAAAGTAAAAAGTCGTGGGGTtatgttgttatttttattttttttttttgtaaatgtttatttcgcatttgaaTTGTTTTAATCAAATAGAATTACAAAAAACGAGttttaatgcatttctttCGTTTCGTACAACAAAATaatttagtattagtattttaCAGTATTTATAGAAACGGGTTCGATTTCTTTCATTCGCTGATATATTGcatataaaaaacaaaataattatgcAATACAaaatctgtgtgtgtgtgtttgtcgcTTAACagttaaatattaattaaacttATAGTAATGACTTTTagtatataattaaatattttctttatgcGGCTTACAATTTTCACTTTCCTATTAGTTTAATAACAgaacaaaatcaaattttatcTCTTTAACGGGtttagttattatttttttggc carries:
- the LOC6609059 gene encoding modular serine protease — its product is MFGAHQNLSIQLVIFLSLAVAICLGSQNATSCGYRCGGGDCIQPDQLCDGTANCLDGSDETAAMCEKVWCPGYAFRCSYGACIASTAVCDGVQDCVDGSDEQGWLCRAQMQQANCDNWEMYCSSGQCMPYSKLCDGIRDCRDGDDEQEFLCEGVAIPTTTVSSTTSTTTESSIRRITPTVPVTRKPPRSNSLQENGECVIPQLPNVIVKHFTDAILTAGSRVANGTRIYYDCPAEHRLKGENQNVCQNSLWARKFPYCETPQAYIFSLVIVIFCFLIVVLLFLIWRVRRENGTRRQREEHIWLVETSSNLPQTSAIPKI
- the LOC6609062 gene encoding enoyl-[acyl-carrier-protein] reductase, mitochondrial, with translation MLRRGFLSRFNAAQWSRQMSVVAKSLKYTQHGEPQEVLQLVEDKLPDPKDNQVLVKILAAPINPADINTIQGKYPVKPKFPAVGGNECVAEVICVGDKVKGFEAGQHVIPLASGLGTWTTHAVYKEDQLLIVSKKVGLAEAATSTVNPTTAYRMLKDFVQLCPGDTVIQNGANSAVGQAVHQLCRAWGINSVGIVRDRPEIAELKQMLQCLGATEVLTEAEIRTSDIFKSGKLKKPRLAFNCVGGKSATEVSRHLDNGGVLVTYGGMSREPVTVATGPLIFKDIAFRGFWMTRWSKENYSSPERSKMFKEIFELMEQGKFVAPNHEMVPLAKFKDAAAAALSFKGFTGKKYILDMSI
- the LOC6609063 gene encoding E3 ubiquitin-protein ligase RNF25 isoform X1, whose product is MDALQDEVESLEAILMDDVCIKRTPKSGEVEQIETTVLPLTGEEEEQQYVCVTLQVHPTPGYPEESPTFKLLRPRGLDDARLEAIRSACNAKIKESIGFPVVFDLIEVVREHLSGSNLPSGQCVVCLYGFADGDEFTRTECFHYLHSYCLARHLNALRRNYQEEFDKLPAWLQKTADPFQALCPVCREHIGDETDSLKCAMPPSELLNAPEFKVTEELRQMQQRMSELYLQQKSRGAIIDVNAEGSAVISIETEEDIRRRRRREETEAAKKLEGPAKEEVIKPTTSSTFAPVVQETHRIMPEPTNNNYQHNRRHYRGGRRHHHHHQHGHHHRAERDRGEQNPSATPATAGGSTSNTANTNSKQAKAQSASSGLAR
- the LOC6609060 gene encoding rac GTPase-activating protein 1 gives rise to the protein MALSALASFDDLRRCMQVLTDGTAEEEFLRFLRMFEQYHEKCAGYAAETARIQNELDKSLTKMGDLEGKLFHARRIIDMEIKARRQAEHERDAMENKIMAVADLLRHERNLNNETRDKLAFLHTLPSSRKRKSLNAVREDKSYGDINSTGSLLSDLSITHSEDDFLDVRTSKSWREHRPSLPKNQIPSVGNKRSRLSTGLNGSMSGTTPTTGKSRRSGVGIGVEQHTVDVGQGAERFCATTKVTIPQDGQGVIRAESTIESLPVIGGNERIGDGQSSTPRRSVLKEATAPPLTPVNAMAPQVVAESGTPLQHRPLMRNHTFSQKTFLRGDNCVQCQKRIRFGAVGLRCRDCPVRCHIDCRYLLTVSCVPQTGTPTTKTMTGYVTDFAPSIAPMIPALIVHCVNEIEARGLTEVGLYRLSSSEREYKALKEQFLRGKATPHLGSTDIYVLCCCVKDFLRSLTEPLIPTSQWKDFANAVQNPDTKTAQDMLVKSVKQLPQANRDTLAFLILHFQRIAQCPVVLMPIDNISLIFGPTIVGYSTPDPDQHAIYTEVFTQKQVMKALLELPVSFWEQYIVIDPTRTPATVIKRVPSNKNDLLSLYATPFKGGTIKKRKFYGTPPASAHKK
- the LOC6609063 gene encoding E3 ubiquitin-protein ligase RNF25 isoform X2, which translates into the protein MDALQDEVESLEAILMDDVCIKRTPNGEVEQIETTVLPLTGEEEEQQYVCVTLQVHPTPGYPEESPTFKLLRPRGLDDARLEAIRSACNAKIKESIGFPVVFDLIEVVREHLSGSNLPSGQCVVCLYGFADGDEFTRTECFHYLHSYCLARHLNALRRNYQEEFDKLPAWLQKTADPFQALCPVCREHIGDETDSLKCAMPPSELLNAPEFKVTEELRQMQQRMSELYLQQKSRGAIIDVNAEGSAVISIETEEDIRRRRRREETEAAKKLEGPAKEEVIKPTTSSTFAPVVQETHRIMPEPTNNNYQHNRRHYRGGRRHHHHHQHGHHHRAERDRGEQNPSATPATAGGSTSNTANTNSKQAKAQSASSGLAR
- the LOC6609061 gene encoding nedd8-activating enzyme E1 catalytic subunit, with protein sequence MSVHSPNPGLILQSKRFHGLRNILEREGPFCKDGFSASPENLEFLQTKCQVLIIGAGGLGCELLKDLALMGFGNLHVIDMDTIELSNLNRQFLFRRTDIGASKAECAARFINARVPTCRVTPHFKKIQDFDESFYQQFHLVVCGLDSIVARRWINGMLLSMLRYEEDGTIDTSSIVPMIDGGTEGFKGNARVILPGFTACIECTLDLFPPQVNYPLCTIANTPRLPEHCIEYVKIIQWEKQNPFAVPLDGDDPQHIGWIYERALERSNEFNITGVTYRLVQGVVKHIIPAVASTNAAIAAACALETFKLATSCYDSMANYLNFNDLDGIYTYTYEAEKSENCLACSNTPQPLPIEDPNTTTLEDVIKLLCDSPRFQLKSPALTTVMKDGKRQTLYMSGVKSIEEATRKNLTQSLGELGLHDGQQLTVTDATSPSAMTLQLKYQSNEVEMV